One genomic region from Thermomicrobiales bacterium encodes:
- the msrA gene encoding peptide-methionine (S)-S-oxide reductase MsrA gives MFFQRKKATMISRAEALPGHDKPQYAIPPRHDVLGSPLQPPFPDGFEVAHFGLGCFWGAERLFWQLDGVYSTASGYAGGYSPNPTYEEVCSGRTGHAEVVQVVYNPQAISYEDLLRVFFEAHDPTQGLRQGNDIGSQYRSAIYAHGDEQKRTAERVRSAYNTELVRSGYQAITTEVEVAGPFYYAEGYHQQYLHKVPNGYCGLAGTGVTCPLPTAVDAVAD, from the coding sequence ATGTTCTTTCAACGCAAGAAGGCGACTATGATCTCGCGTGCCGAGGCGCTGCCGGGCCACGATAAGCCTCAATACGCCATCCCACCACGCCACGATGTTCTTGGCTCTCCGCTCCAGCCACCTTTCCCGGATGGCTTCGAGGTTGCGCACTTCGGGCTGGGCTGCTTCTGGGGTGCGGAGCGGCTGTTCTGGCAGCTTGATGGCGTCTACTCGACCGCGTCCGGATATGCTGGCGGATACAGTCCGAATCCGACCTACGAAGAGGTGTGCAGCGGACGAACCGGCCACGCGGAGGTCGTCCAGGTGGTGTACAACCCGCAGGCCATCTCCTACGAAGACCTGCTGCGCGTCTTCTTCGAGGCGCATGATCCAACGCAGGGCTTGCGGCAGGGCAACGATATCGGCTCGCAGTATCGATCGGCGATCTACGCCCACGGCGACGAGCAGAAGCGAACCGCCGAGCGTGTGCGCAGCGCATACAATACCGAGCTTGTGCGATCCGGCTATCAGGCGATCACGACTGAAGTCGAGGTGGCGGGCCCGTTCTACTATGCCGAGGGGTACCATCAGCAGTACCTGCACAAGGTGCCGAATGGCTATTGTGGTCTGGCCGGCACCGGTGTCACCTGCCCGCTGCCGACAGCTGTCGACGCGGTCGCTGACTGA